The following nucleotide sequence is from Nitratidesulfovibrio termitidis HI1.
GGCATTGGCCAGCAGCAGGGCCAGCGTGGATTTGCCGCACCCCGGCGGGCCGAACAGCAGCAGGCTGGGCAGGCGTTCGGCACGCAGCAATGCGGCAATGCGCGGCGTAAGGTGGGTCTGGCCCACGAAGCCGTCAAGGGTGCTGGGCCGGATGCGCTCCGGCAGGGGCTGCTTCAACGTCACGTCATGGTCTCCGGAAATGTGAGGCGGGCCGGGCGGGTGCCGGGCGTGAACACGATTGGTCGGGGATGCATGGCCGGGCCTGCGCATGCAGGAGCAGGCACCCGGCCTGCTTGCGGACGGATGGTGCCGGGCAAGCCGGACCTGCGGCCTCGGTCCTGTGTATCAGTCCCGCTGCACAAGGAAAAGGTGGGTGCGCAACTCGGGACCGCGGAGTCTGGTGACCAAAGCCGCCCGATGGATGGCCCAATGAGCGGGGCTTTCGTGAGGGAAGGGCCGGTGCGGCATGCGGGCTGCCCGCGCATCCGTCGCAGACTGCGCCGGTTGCTACTGCCCCTGCCGGGCCCACCAGTGCAGCCCCAGGCAGAGCATGGCCGCCGTCTCCCAGCGCAGCACCCGGTTGCCAAGGCTGACGGCCTGCATGCCGGAATCCAGCAGCGCGGCCACCTCGCGGTCGGAGAAACCGCCTTCCGGGCCCACCACGAACAGGGTGCGCCCCGGCTGACCCAGATCCCCGGCGCCCAGCAGCACGCCGCCGGTGTCGCCTTCCCACAGGATGAACCGCTTGGCGAAATCGCGGCTGGCCTCGGCCAGTTCGGCCACGCCGCCGGGCAGGGTGCGCAGTTCCGGCAGCCACGGGTTGCGGCTCTGTTTGGCCCCTGCCTCCATCTGGGCGTGCCACGATTCTTTGGTTTCCTCGGGCACGCGCGACTGGCTGCGTTCGGCCTGCCACAGCCAGACGCCGCCCGCCTCAAGCTCCACCGCCTTTTCCATCAGCCAGCCCCGGCGCACTTCCTTGCCCCAGCCGATGGCCAGCACCGCCTGCGATGCCGGGGCCGGGTGCTCGGTGATCGACACAGGTTCCAGGCGCACCAGGGCCTTTTCCGTGTCCGTGACCCGGAACTCGCCTTCGCGTCCCTGGCCGTCCAGCAGGCGCACCGTATCGCCCTCGCGCACCCGCACCACCTTGACCAGATGGCGGGCCTCCTGCCCTTCGAGCAGGTACGGTTCTGCCCAGCGTTCGGGCGGCAGGAAGAAGGTGCGCATGGTGATGCTCCGGGAGGTATGGATTGTAAGACGAACCGGGGAGGGGACCTTTTCGCTTTGCGGTCGCCATCCGTAAGGCTCGCGCAAGGCGCTCGCCTAACGGCTGCCGCAAAAGGTCTCCCTCCCCGGACCCCTCCCCCCCAAACTTTTTAATTGGGGGTATAGCAAACAACAGAAGCGACGTAATGCCAACTGGCCTTCGCTGCGGCGTTTGACGCAGCCAGCAGGAAAAAGACGCCGCGCGCTAAGGGGCGGTTTTCAAATTAGGATTTTCGTTTGTTGGCAAGGAAAACAAGCCCGCCATGACGGGAGTATACTCTTATCGTATTCGACCGGAATGGCGGGTGAAGTTTGACGTAGCCAACGGGCGAAAGGACAATTTGAAAACAGCCCCTAGGCCAGTTTGGTCCGCGCAGTCCCCTGCGTGTAAAACGGCAGTCCCACGCGGGTGGCTTCCAGTTCCACCTTGGCAGCCTTGACCACGAAGGCCGGGGCCTCGGCATGGGCGGCGGCCACGCGGGCCAGCGCCACGGCGTAGCCCAGCGAGGGGCAGAACGACCCGCTGGTCACCACGCCCGCCACGGTGCCGTCGGGCAGGGCCACCACGTCGCCGTGGCGGGCGCTGCGGCGTCCGGGGATGGACAACGCCACCAGCGGTTCGCGCACTTCGCGGTCCGCGCCCTTGCCCACGTAGTCGGCGGGGTTTGTCAGCATTCCGCCGTAGCCCGCTTCCGCAGGAGTGTGGGTGTCGTCCAGATCGTGGCCGTACAGGGGCAGGCCCACTTCCAGACGCAGGGTGTCGCGCGCGCCAAGGCCCGCGGGCTTCACGCGCTCGTCGGCCAGCAGGGCGGTCCACAGGGCCTCGGCCTTGTCCCAGGGCAGGTACAGTTCCACGCCCAGTTCGCCGGTATACCCGGTGCGGCTGACCAGCAGCGGCGCGCCGCCGAAGGTCACGGAGCGGAAGCCGAAGTAGGGCAGGTCGCGGAAGCTTTCGCCCAGCACCGCTTCCAGCACGTCGAACGATTTCGGGCCTTGCAGGTCCAGCTTGGCGGTGCGGGCCGAGATGTCCTCGAAGGGCAGGGCGGCGGGCAGGCGCGAGCGCAGGGCGGCGAAATCGCTTTCCGTGCAGGCGCCGTTGACCACCAGCATGTAGTCGTCCTCGGCGATGCAGTACACGATGAGGTCGTCCAGAATGCCGCCCGCCTCGTTCAGCAGAAAGCCGTAGCGGCAACGGCCCGGCTTCAGCGTTTCCAGATTGTGGCTGACGGCGCGGGACAGCGCCTCGCGCGCGCCGGGGCCGCACAGGGTGAATTCGCCCATGTGGCAGATGTCGAACAGGGCGGCGGATTCACGCGTCTGCACATGCTCGGCGATGATGCCGGTGGGGTACTGGATGGGCATGTCCCACCCGGCAAAGGGGGCCATCTTGGCCCCGGCGGCCCGGTGCCACGCGGAAAGCGGGGTTTGCAGCAGGTCCGACAAGGGGTGCTCCTTCGTGTCTCCGTTGGGGTTGGCGCGGTCATGTGGTATGGGGGCGCGCTGCGCCGGGGCAAGGCGGTCCTGCATCCGGCGCGGAAATTCGGTGCGCCGTGCGGCGCGCGCCAGAAATAGCGCGAGACGAGATTTGCGGCAACCGGCTGGCGACCGGTTGGGGGTGGACAGGATGGGCGCGTGACGGTTTGGACAGCCGGGGCGGTGGGCGGTGTTGCGGGCCGGGTATCCTCGCGCGCCGCATGCATCGCAGGTGCCGCATGCGGCCATACCGGGCGACCGGCGGCGCGCCATGCCGCACGGCATGGCCTGCGCTGCCGCGCAGGGCTGCGGTCCGCTACGCGGCGACCTTGCGGGTGCGCTGGATGGCCCGGAACTCGTCCACCAGCGCCACCAACTTGCCGTAGTTGCGCTTGATTTCGAGGCCGCCGGGGGTCAGTTCGTCGTCGCGCTTTTCAATGTAGGTGCGCAGCAGATAGCGGTCGTTGAGCATGTTTTCGCCAATGGCGATGACGCTGGAGACCAGCGTGTCGAAATAGCTGACGATTTCGAACTTCAGCCCGTGCAGCAGTTGCACCGCCTCTGCCAGCATGCGCCGGTAGCCGATGCGTTCGCCCCGGTATTCGCGGTCCTGGATGTCCTCGAAGTAGCGCACCTTGCGGGCCTGCTGGATGTAGCTGTATTTGGCCCAGACCTCCTGGTAGAGCTCGTGCAGATGGCCGAAGGCCTCGTAGTTGTCCGGCGAGAGCAGGTAGTTGTCCAGCACCTTGATCACGTTGGCAAAGAATTCGTCGCTGTAGCCGATGATGCGCCGCTGGTGCTTGGACAGCCACGCGTACAGGAACTTCAGGCGTTTTTCGTCCGTATCGGTGTTTTCGACGATCTCGTTGCGCTTGAAGATGATCCTGCCCGTGTATTCGCCACGGGTTATGTCGTTCAGGCGCAGGAACATGTTGCTGGCGTCCTTGATGATGTTCAGGTCGCCCAGCGCCTGCCCGGTCACCGGGTGAATGACTTCCTGCGATTCCACGGACAGGGCGCGGTCCTGCCGCACGTTGTCGGGGTTGAACTTGTGCTGCCGGTAGGTCACCCGCAGAATGACCACGCGCCGTTCGCGGTCCAGGAAATAGCCCGCCTCGTCGATGGCGCGCAGGGCCTCTTCCTGGTCGGCGTCCACGCGCACCAAGGCCAGCTTTTCCACGCGGGGGTAGGGGCGCGAATCGCCCTCGCCGATCATGGTGGTGATGGTGCGGTCCGACTGGCCCAGCACGCGGATCATGAAACGTTCGCCCATCTTGTGCAGCCGCCGCGCGAACAGCGCGCTGGAGGTGCGGCGTTCCGACACGATGGGAAAGCCGTACAGTTCCATCAGGTACTGGTACACGAACAGCCGGTTGCGTTCGTACATCTCGTTGTCGCCCACGTCGAACTTGCCGATGCGCATGCCGAAGCGCTTGATCTCGCTGTCGAGGTCGGACGGGAACGAGGCGTACACCCCGCCCAGATGGAAATGGCCGAAGCTGTCCAGCGCGAAGACCTGGGCGCGGTCCATGGCCAGCAGAAAGGGCATCAGGGCGGGGTAGTAGTCGAGCACGGAGGTGTCGAACCGCCCGAAGCGCTGGCGGAAGGATTCCTGAAAGGCCTTGGGCAGGCGGGTCTGCATGGCCTGCACGTTGCGGGCGATGACCTGCGATTCCAGCGGGCACGACGCGCCTTCCGCCACGCTGGCCGTATCCAGCACCGGGTGCAGGATGTCGAACTGGAAGACTTCCTGAAAGTAGTTGAGGGGCCGTTCGAAGGCCGCCATGCTGAAGCCGGGCAGGTGCTTGTATTCCCACAGGTCGGCTTCGAACGAAGGCAGCAACTCGCGCGATTCCACCAGCGGGTAGTCGGCGTGCTCGAAAAAGGGGCGCAACAGGCATTGCTTGACGTGCACCACGTCGAGAAAGCGCTTCAGCGCGGCAAGCGACGTAAGCTCCACCGGCTCGGACAGCAGACCGTCCTCGCGGTAGATGAACTCTCCCTTGCTGAAGGCGTTTTTCAGGGTGATCTTCATGTGCCGTCCTGATGCACGTGGCGCTTCGCCATTCCCCTCCGGCATGGCGAGGCGGATTGCAGTTGCCCCTTTGCGATATCCAAGCCTATTTTTTTTTCTAAAAAAATTCTACCATAATGTGACGGACAAAGGTTCCGGCACAAGGGTTTCGCGGTGTCCACGCGCCGTGGGCGCCGCGGCGCGCGGGCCCAGGACGGGCGTGCGGCTGTTGCGGGAACCTGCCCGGCTTTGTTAAAGCACCGGTTGAAACGGAGCGATGGGCCGCAGCGGCATTGCCGCAGTGCGGCAACGCACGCCCCGGCCTGGCGCCTGTACGCTCGCGACGGTTCTGCCGCGACGGGTATTTTTTCTTCCCGTTCGCCATACGCCGCCCGTCCCCTTGCGGGCGGCATCGCGCGGGGATAGGCTGTCATCCGCCTTCGTTTCGTCCACCGCGCGCGCCACCGTGGGCTTCAGCCGGGCCGCACGCCATACGCCATGAACTCCGGGCCCCGCACGGGGCCGGAGAGGAACCGGATATGAACAGCCAACGTTGCCACGAACGCATTCTTGCCATCATTTGCAGCGTGTTCGACGCGTATTCCGCCGTGCTCTTTCTGCCGGACGGAACCAGCGCCGAAAGCACTGCCGACCTTTCGGCCGGCGCCGCCACGGCGGCGGCCACCGCCGCGCTGGACCGCGACAGCCAGTTGCACCGCCTTGCCGCCAGCTTCAGCCTGGGCGACATGGTGGACACGGGGACGGCCATCGCCCCGGGGCGCGGGCTGGTGGGCTGGATCATCCGCAACCGCGAGCCGCTGCTGGTCAACAACTTCGACCAGCGCCAGAGCCATCTTGGCTACTACCGCAGCAACGAGGAGGCCACCATCAAGGCCTTCATGGGCTGCCCGGTGCCGGGCGGCGGCGCGCTGTGCATCGACAGCAAGCGGCAGTACTCCTTTTCCGACAAGGACCAGAAGATCCTGCAACTGTTCGCCGACCTCATTTCGGGGGTGCAGGGCGTGGTGTGCCAGGGGGCCGGACAGGCCAGCCTGACCCGCTATTACGCGGCGTTGCAGGTAATCAGCGAACTGCGCGGGCGCATCAGCCGCTGGCCGCAATTCCTGGCCGAATTCCTGCGCCTGATGGCCGAGGCCACCGGCTTCGACCACGCGCTGTTCGCCGCCCGCGACGGCGACGGCCAGAACTACATCCTGGAAGGCGAAAGCCACCCGTTGCTGCTGGGCAAGGGCGATGCGCCCATGTACCCCATCGGCAACGGCATCGTGGGCTGGGTGTTCCGCAACGACGCCCCGGTGTACACCGAGGGCACCGACGGCGCGCCCATGGCTCCGCTGTTCGGCAAGGGGGCGCACATGCCCGCCTTCCGTTCGGTCATGTGCCTGCCGCTGATGATCAACAAGGTCACGCGCGGGGTGCTGTGCCTGGGCCACGGCGAGCCATGCGTCATCCCCGACGACCTGCGCGCCTTCACCCGCATGTCGGTGGATCATCTGGCCCTGTTTCTGGAGAACCTGTACCTGAAGAGCAGGCTGCGCGAACTGTTGCCCAAGGCCCGGCTGGAACGCCGCGTGCCCGCGCCCGCCCCGCACGACCGCCCCGATTCCGACACCGACGACTGACGCCGCCGACGGGCATCGTCGCCCGACACCGCAACCGCGAGAGCCACCAGATGCTGCGCAGACTGTTCGGTTTCCTGGGCAAGGACCTTGCCATGGATCTGGGTACGGCCAACACGCTGCTGTATACCCGTGCCGAGGGCATCGTGCTGAACGAGCCTTCGGTGGTCGCCCTGGAAACCGACCGCAACACCGTGCTCGCGGTGGGCCGCGAGGCCAAGGAATTCCTTGGCCGCACCCCCAGGCGCATCCGCGCCATCCGCCCCATGAAGGACGGCGTCATCGCCGACTTCGAGGTGACGCGGCAGATGATCGCCTTCTTCATCCGCAAGGTCATCAGCGGTTTTTCGCTGGTCAAGCCCGGCATCGTCATCTGCGTGCCCACGGGCATCACCCAGGTGGAGAAGCGCGCGGTCATCGAATCGGCCCACCAGGCTGGCGCGCGCGACGTGCGTCTGGTGGAGGAGCCCATGGCCGCGGCCATCGGGGCCAACCTGCCCATCCACGAGCCGCTGGGCAACATGGTGGTGGACATCGGCGGAGGCACCACCGAGGTGGCGGTGATCACCCTGTCCGCCATCGCCTACGCGGAATCGGTGCGGGTGGCGGGCGACGCCATGAACCAGGCGGTGCAACGCTACTTCAAGGAAGAATTCCAGCTGCTCATCGGCGAGAACACCGCCGAGCGCATCAAGATGGCCATCGGTTCCGCCTTTCCCCTGCCGGAACAGCTGATGGTAGAGGTGTCCGGCAAGGACATGGTGAGCGGCACCCCCAAGGTGGTGCGCGTTACCGACGGCCATGTGCGCGAGGCCTTGCAGGAGCCGGTGCGGGTGATCATCATGGCCATCCGCAAGGCGCTGGAAAAGACCCCGCCGGAACTTTCCGCCGACATCGCCAGCAACGGCATGCTGCTGGCGGGGGGCGGCGCACTGCTGAAGGGCCTGGGCGCGCTTGTTTCGCGCGAGACGCGCCTGAAGGTCATCATCGACGACGACCCGCTGACCACCGTGGTGCGCGGTACCGGGCGCACCCTGGACGACGGCAAGTTCTACCGCCGCGTGTACATCAACTAGACGTCGCCCGGCGGCGGGCGGGCCGGATCCTCCTTCCCCCAGGGGGGCGGCCCTGCACGCCCTCGGTCGTGCAGACGCCGCAAGCACGGGCGCGGTCACGCTCCCCCGCAACGAGCCATCATGTCCAGCAAGCCTTCGTCACTTCCTTCCGGCAAGCCTTCATCAGTTCCTTCCGGTTCGTCTTCGGCATCCCCTTCCGGCCTTGCCGCTTCCCCCTTTGCCGGGCAGTTGCCCCGCATTCTGGAGATCATCCGCGAAAGCGGCGCCCTGGTCATGGACCACTGGCGCAAGCCGCGCAACATCCGGCTCAAGGGGCGCATCGACCTGGTGACCGAAACCGACCTTGCGGTGGAGGCATTCCTCAAGGACCGCTTGAAGGACGTTGTGCCCGGCGTCACCTTCATGGCCGAGGAAAGCGCCACCTCGCGCACGCCGCAGGGCACCTGCTGGATCATCGACCCCATCGACGGCACCACCAACTTTGCGCATTCGCTGCCGTTCGTGGCCACCTCCGTGGGATTGTGGCACGAGGGGCGCGTGGTGCTGGGCGTCGTCAATGCGCCGGTGCTGGGCGAATGTTTCTGGGCGGTGCTGGGCGGCGGGGCGTTCTGCAACGGCGAACCGCTGCGCGTTTCCGACCGCGAGCCGCTGGAGCAGGCCGTGGTGGCCACCGGCTTTCCCTACACCATCCGCGAGGACGTGGACACGGTGCTGGCGCGGCTGCGCAAGACCCTTGTCACCACGCGCGGCGTGCGCCGTTGCGGTGCCGCGGCCATAGACCTGGCCTTCGTGGCGGCCGGACGGTTCGACGCCTTCTACGAGGCGGACCTGAAGCCGTGGGACACGGCGGCGGGCTGGCTGCTGGTGGAAGAGGCGGGCGGATGCGTGACCGGATTCGACGGCGCGCCGTACGATTTTGCCAACGAGGGCATTCTGGCCAGCAATGGCCGGGTGCACGAGGCCATGCGCGCGGTGCTGGCGCTGTAGGCGGGCTCGGGCCGGTTCGGATCATTTGGGCGCTCGGATCCGCGTCGACCGGTTCGAAGCAACGTCAGCCGGTTCGGAGCAGTGTCGGCCGATTCAGGACGATTCGGGCAGTTCAGGCTCCATGGAGTGGGGCGGGGCCGGCATGTCGCGAAACACGTCACCGCGCTCCGTGGCCCAGACCAGCGCTGGCGTCAGCATGTCCCGAAAGTGTTCAAGCAGCGCATCAAGTTCGTCGGCATCCACGAACATGCCGTCGGCCACTTCCTCGGGGTTGGGCTGGGGCGCTTCGCCCACGGGCCCGGCAGCGAACAGGGTGATGTGGGCGTAGCCGGTGGCCTCCGTGGCCGGAATTTCCGCCCTGCGTATCAGGCGCCCGGCGGCAATGCCCAGTTCTTCGCGCAGTTCGCGCAGGGCGGCGTCCTCGCGCGATTCTCCGGCCAGTACATGCCCGGTGGCCGAAAGGTCCCAGTGCCCGGGGTACAGATGCTTGGTCGCGGCGCGTTTTTGCAGGTACACGCGGCCTTCCGCGTCATGCAGCATGACCAGCACCACCCGGTGGCGCAGCGGCTGGCGGCGCGCCTGGGCAATGGGCATGACCATCAGGGGCCGGTCGCGCTCGTCGGTAATTTCCAGGTATTCCACGCCATCAGCGGGGGGCGCGTCGTCCTGATGCCCTGGTCTGGCCCTGACGGAACGGCGGGGGGCCGTCCGGCCACGGGGTTTGGCGCGCCAGCCCTTGGCGATGGGTGAAGGACGGCGGGGTTCGACCGCATCGTCCGCAGTACGTGAAGGAGGGCGTTTGCCCATGCAGTCTCCTGTCTGTTCCGGATCCGGCGGGGGCCAGTGCGGCCCGAGAGCGGAATTTTTTCGCCTGGGCTCCGGCGACATCGCCGAAGTTGCCGAGTTGGAACGCCGGTGCTTTTCCACCCCGTGGAGCGAAGAGCAGTTTCACCTGGCCTTCGAACGCAAGGTGTTTTCGGTGTTCGGCCTGCGCGATGCGGGGCGGCTTGTGGCGTACGTGGCTGTGTACCACCTGGCGGGAGAGCTGGAAATACTCAACGTGGCCGTGCACCCCGACCAGCGGCGGCGCGGTCTGGGCCGCCGCCTGCTGGCCATCCTGTTGCAAGTGGGCGCCAAAATGGGCATACATAGGGCCGTGCTTGAGGTCCGCACTGGCAATGCACCGGCCATCGGCCTGTACGAAGGGCTGGGGTTCACCCGTGCGGGCGTGCGGCCGCACTACTACGGCGATACCGGCGAAGACGCCATCATCTACGAATGCGATCTTGCGGGCTGGACCTGCCGCGAGCCGGATTGCGCGGCCCCGAGCGGAGGGCATGCTCCCGGTGAGGCCGATGCTTCCTGATGGCGCTTGTCGGTGACGTCTGTTGATGATGCCCGGCGGTAATGCCCGGCGATGGTATTAAAGACGCCGGGCCGGGCGAGATCGCCATGGATTTCGGCACGGCTTGATTTTGCGGCCTTCCTGCGTCCCGCCGTCGGCATTCGGTCGGCACCGGGTGCGGTACCGGACAGGCAGATATTTCGGACGGGCACACCCGTCCGCCACCGTTCACCTTTCACGCAACACCGTCCGGAGACCCGCATGAAGAAGCTCATGGCCGCCAACTGGAAGATGTACAAGACCGCCGGGGAAGCGCGGACCACCGCCGCCTCGCTGGCGGCGCTGACGGCGGACACGCTGCCGGACGACCGCGAGGTGGTGATCTTTCCGCAGTTCACCGCGCTGTCGCCCGTGGCCGATGCGTTGCGCCATGCCGAGGGCTTTTCGGTCGGCGGGCAGGATGTGTATCCGGCGGCGGAAGGAGCCTACACCGGCGAGATTTCGCCCGGCATGCTCATAGATTGCGGCTGCACCTGGGTGCTCACCGGCCATTCGGAGCGGCGCCACATCATCGGCGAGAGTGATGAACTGGTGGGCGCCAAGACCGCGTTCAGCATCAATGCCGGGCTCAAGGTAGTGCTGTGCATTGGCGAAACCATCGAGGAGCGTGAGGCGGGCCGTCTGGGCGAGGTGCTGGAACGCCAGCTGGCCACCGGCCTTGCCGGGGTGAAGGGAGATGCCGTGCCGGATGCCATTGCCGTGGCTTATGAACCCGTGTGGGCCATCGGCACGGGCAAGGTGGCCGGACCGCCGGAAATCGTGGAGGCCCATGCCCTGGTGCGCCAGTTGCTGGTGACCCGCTACGGCCAGGCGGGCAGTGCGGTGCGCATCCTGTACGGCGGCAGCGTCAAGCCCGAGAACGCCCGTGAAATCATTGCCCTTGACAATGTGGACGGTGTCTTGGTAGGAGGCGCTTCTTTGCAGGCTGACTCGTTCAGCCGCATCATTCTGGCGTAAGCCGTGCCCCGGCGCGGAGTTTTCACAAGGAGAGTACGGTGCAGACCCTGATCCTGACCCTGCATGTGGTCGCGTGTCTTGCCCTGATCGTGCTGGTGCTGCTGCAGTCCGGCAAGGAAGGCATGGGCGTGATCTTCGGCGGCGGCAACACCTCGCTGTTCGGCAGCACTGGCGCTGGCGGCATGCTTGCCAAGCTGACCGCGTTTCTGGCGGTTCTGTTCATCATCACGTCGCTGTCGTACAACGTGCTCACCAGCAGCCGCAAGTCGGACGATTCGACCATCCTTGACGTGAAGCTGGAAGACGTGCAGCCCGCTCCGGCGGCCCCTGCCGTGCCTGCTCCCGCCGCTCCGGCCGAACAGAAGTCCAACTAGCAGCGCAAGTTTCGGCGCGCCCTGCGCCAACCCCGTGCCGAGGTGGTGGAATTGGTAGACACGCTATCTTGAGGGGGTAGTGGGAGAAATCCTGTAAGGGTTCGAGTCCCTTCCTCGGCACCATCGGAGTATCGCGCAGGCGAGCGGAAAAGGCCCCATATGGGGCCTTTTCGCGTTTCCAGTCTATTCGAGAGGGGGCTTGATGTTATCCCTGATTTCTTTTTTTGCGTCTTCGGGTGTATTGTCATTGAAGTCGATAGAGATACCTTTGTCCTTGTCTATACTAACCCGTTTCACA
It contains:
- the secG gene encoding preprotein translocase subunit SecG, translated to MQTLILTLHVVACLALIVLVLLQSGKEGMGVIFGGGNTSLFGSTGAGGMLAKLTAFLAVLFIITSLSYNVLTSSRKSDDSTILDVKLEDVQPAPAAPAVPAPAAPAEQKSN
- a CDS encoding inositol monophosphatase family protein, coding for MSSKPSSLPSGKPSSVPSGSSSASPSGLAASPFAGQLPRILEIIRESGALVMDHWRKPRNIRLKGRIDLVTETDLAVEAFLKDRLKDVVPGVTFMAEESATSRTPQGTCWIIDPIDGTTNFAHSLPFVATSVGLWHEGRVVLGVVNAPVLGECFWAVLGGGAFCNGEPLRVSDREPLEQAVVATGFPYTIREDVDTVLARLRKTLVTTRGVRRCGAAAIDLAFVAAGRFDAFYEADLKPWDTAAGWLLVEEAGGCVTGFDGAPYDFANEGILASNGRVHEAMRAVLAL
- the rimI gene encoding ribosomal protein S18-alanine N-acetyltransferase; translated protein: MQSPVCSGSGGGQCGPRAEFFRLGSGDIAEVAELERRCFSTPWSEEQFHLAFERKVFSVFGLRDAGRLVAYVAVYHLAGELEILNVAVHPDQRRRGLGRRLLAILLQVGAKMGIHRAVLEVRTGNAPAIGLYEGLGFTRAGVRPHYYGDTGEDAIIYECDLAGWTCREPDCAAPSGGHAPGEADAS
- a CDS encoding rod shape-determining protein, with product MLRRLFGFLGKDLAMDLGTANTLLYTRAEGIVLNEPSVVALETDRNTVLAVGREAKEFLGRTPRRIRAIRPMKDGVIADFEVTRQMIAFFIRKVISGFSLVKPGIVICVPTGITQVEKRAVIESAHQAGARDVRLVEEPMAAAIGANLPIHEPLGNMVVDIGGGTTEVAVITLSAIAYAESVRVAGDAMNQAVQRYFKEEFQLLIGENTAERIKMAIGSAFPLPEQLMVEVSGKDMVSGTPKVVRVTDGHVREALQEPVRVIIMAIRKALEKTPPELSADIASNGMLLAGGGALLKGLGALVSRETRLKVIIDDDPLTTVVRGTGRTLDDGKFYRRVYIN
- a CDS encoding NUDIX hydrolase, with product MGKRPPSRTADDAVEPRRPSPIAKGWRAKPRGRTAPRRSVRARPGHQDDAPPADGVEYLEITDERDRPLMVMPIAQARRQPLRHRVVLVMLHDAEGRVYLQKRAATKHLYPGHWDLSATGHVLAGESREDAALRELREELGIAAGRLIRRAEIPATEATGYAHITLFAAGPVGEAPQPNPEEVADGMFVDADELDALLEHFRDMLTPALVWATERGDVFRDMPAPPHSMEPELPESS
- the tpiA gene encoding triose-phosphate isomerase yields the protein MKKLMAANWKMYKTAGEARTTAASLAALTADTLPDDREVVIFPQFTALSPVADALRHAEGFSVGGQDVYPAAEGAYTGEISPGMLIDCGCTWVLTGHSERRHIIGESDELVGAKTAFSINAGLKVVLCIGETIEEREAGRLGEVLERQLATGLAGVKGDAVPDAIAVAYEPVWAIGTGKVAGPPEIVEAHALVRQLLVTRYGQAGSAVRILYGGSVKPENAREIIALDNVDGVLVGGASLQADSFSRIILA
- the gcvT gene encoding glycine cleavage system aminomethyltransferase GcvT, which produces MSDLLQTPLSAWHRAAGAKMAPFAGWDMPIQYPTGIIAEHVQTRESAALFDICHMGEFTLCGPGAREALSRAVSHNLETLKPGRCRYGFLLNEAGGILDDLIVYCIAEDDYMLVVNGACTESDFAALRSRLPAALPFEDISARTAKLDLQGPKSFDVLEAVLGESFRDLPYFGFRSVTFGGAPLLVSRTGYTGELGVELYLPWDKAEALWTALLADERVKPAGLGARDTLRLEVGLPLYGHDLDDTHTPAEAGYGGMLTNPADYVGKGADREVREPLVALSIPGRRSARHGDVVALPDGTVAGVVTSGSFCPSLGYAVALARVAAAHAEAPAFVVKAAKVELEATRVGLPFYTQGTARTKLA
- a CDS encoding GAF domain-containing protein — encoded protein: MNSQRCHERILAIICSVFDAYSAVLFLPDGTSAESTADLSAGAATAAATAALDRDSQLHRLAASFSLGDMVDTGTAIAPGRGLVGWIIRNREPLLVNNFDQRQSHLGYYRSNEEATIKAFMGCPVPGGGALCIDSKRQYSFSDKDQKILQLFADLISGVQGVVCQGAGQASLTRYYAALQVISELRGRISRWPQFLAEFLRLMAEATGFDHALFAARDGDGQNYILEGESHPLLLGKGDAPMYPIGNGIVGWVFRNDAPVYTEGTDGAPMAPLFGKGAHMPAFRSVMCLPLMINKVTRGVLCLGHGEPCVIPDDLRAFTRMSVDHLALFLENLYLKSRLRELLPKARLERRVPAPAPHDRPDSDTDD
- a CDS encoding 16S rRNA (uracil(1498)-N(3))-methyltransferase, which translates into the protein MRTFFLPPERWAEPYLLEGQEARHLVKVVRVREGDTVRLLDGQGREGEFRVTDTEKALVRLEPVSITEHPAPASQAVLAIGWGKEVRRGWLMEKAVELEAGGVWLWQAERSQSRVPEETKESWHAQMEAGAKQSRNPWLPELRTLPGGVAELAEASRDFAKRFILWEGDTGGVLLGAGDLGQPGRTLFVVGPEGGFSDREVAALLDSGMQAVSLGNRVLRWETAAMLCLGLHWWARQGQ